From Deltaproteobacteria bacterium:
GACGTCGCCGGGCTCGCGAGCCTGGCGCGCGGCGGTCAGGGACAGATGAGCGTGTCGAGCGAGGGATCGGTGAGCTGCTGAGCCACCACGGGGCCCGCGCCGAAGCCTGCGTCGCCCCAGGGGTCGTAGTGCTCCAGCGAGGTCTCCGTCCAGCCGTTGGGGAAGCTGACGAAGCCCTGGGTGGTGAGGTCGGTGATGAGCTGGCCGTCGGGCTCACCCACGTTGATGAGCTGGGGCACCGTGGGCGTGCTCGCCATCGCGCACTGGGCGAAACAGCCCGAGCTGCAGTCGTTGAGGGTGGCGAACGAGCCGTGGCCGCCGAGGCTGGAGTAGACGACCGCGCGCTGTGTGCCCTGCACCGTCCCCAGATCGCAGCTGGGCGAGCTCGCGCAGGCGCCGCTCGGCGTGTGGGTGGTGCACGAGCTGGTGTGGTTGCAGCCGCCGGCGTGCGAGATGGCCACCACGTGCACGATGCCCAGCGGCGGTGGCTGGCTGGGATCCACGGTGAGGGCGAAGGCCTCCGCGTCGCCCACGTGGGTGGTGCCGCCCAGGGCGCCGCACGAGTGCTGGTACAGGTGGTCGTAGACGATGCGCAGGTAGGTTGGATCCGCGGGATGCGGGCTGACGCGATAGACGATGCCGCCCAGCCCGCAGCCCTCGTTCGGATCCAGCGAGAGGTAGGGCAGGTAGGCGCGGGCGGTCTGGGCTTCGAAGGTGTCGTCGAGGCCGTCGCCGTCGTGATCCACAAAGCCCGCGTCGCGCGGGCCCGCGTCGACGGTGCCTGTCGTGCCGCTGGTGCCGCTCGATCCGCCGGTGCTGACGCCCGTGGAGCCGCCCGTGGTCAGGCCCGTCGATCCGCCGGTGAGGCCCGTGGAGCCCGACTCGCCGCTGGTGCCCGTGGAGCCGGAGCCGCCCGCGTCCGGGCCGGCGTCGCGCAGCCCGAAGCTGGGGCCGCCGTCGCCGGTGTCACCGGTGTCGCCCCCGTCGACGGGGTTGTAGTTGAGCGGGTGGGTGACCTTCTGGTTGTCGCAAGCGGCCAGGGCCGCGAAGAGGACCAGGAGGCTGAGCAGCTTTCCGCGCATGGCGGCGCAATCTAGCAGGTTACGCCACGCTGGCGCGCTGGGAGGCCTCGGAGAGCTTCACCGAGACGAGCTTCGACACGCCCGGCTCCTCCATGGTCACGCCGTACAGGGTGTCGGCGATCTCCATGGTGCGCTTGTTGTGGGTGATGAGGATGAACTGCGACTGCGAGCTCATCTCGCGGATCATCTCGTTGTAGCGGCCCACGTTGGCGTCATCGAGCGGCGCATCGACCTCGTCCAGGAGGCAGAAGGGCGTGGGCTTGATGAGGAAGATGGCGAAGATGAGGGCCACGGCGGTGAGCGCCTTCTCGCCGCCGGAGAGGAGGTTCACGGTCTTGAGGCTCTTGCCCGGCGGCTGCGCGAGGATCTCGATGCCCTGCTCGCCGGTCTGCGGATCGGTGACCATCTGCAGGCTGGCTTTTCCGCCCGCGAAGAGCCGCGGGAAGATCTGCTGGAACTTGTCGTTCACCAGCTCGTAGGTCTCGGCGAAGCGCTCCTGGCTGGTCTGGTCGATCTTCACGATGGCCGCGCGCAGCTGCTGCAGCGAGGCCTCCAGGTCCGCCTTCTGCTTGCTGAGGAACTCGAAGCGCTCCGACAGCTCCTTGAACTCGTCGATGGCGGTGAGGTTGATCTCCCCCATGCGCTCGACCTGGGCGCGCAGCTCCACCAGCCGCTGCTCCTTCTCCGGCCCGGGCTGGGGCAGGGCGTGGAAGCGGTGGAGCTCCATCACCAGCTCCAGCGCGTAGCGCTCGCGGATCTGCTCGGTGAGGTGGTTGAGCTGCAGCGCCAGCTCGCGCTCCTTCAGGCTGTGCTCGGCCTTGCCCGCCGCGGTCTCCTCGAGCCGCTTGCGCATGGCGCGCAGCTCGCCCTCGCGGCCCGTGAGCTGGGCCTGCTTCTCGGCGTGGGCGGCGCGCTTCTCGGTGAGCTCGGCCTTGAGGGCGTCGGCCTGGGTCTGCAGCGTGTCGCGCTCGGCCTGGGCGGCGGCCTTCTGCGCGCTCACCGCCTGGATCTTCGCGTCGTCGTCGGCGATGGCGGTCGCCACGCGCTGGGCACGCTCGTCGACCTCGAGCTTCGACTGCGCCACCCGCGCCTGGGTCCGCAGCACGCCCTCGCGGCGCTCCACGTCCTGGGCGCTCTTCACGCGCAGCTCGGTGAGCTCGCGGCCGAGGGCGTCGGCGCGCGAGCGGAGCGCGTCCAGGGCCGCCGACAGCTCGGCCACCTTGGCCTCGCGGCCCTGCTTCTCGGTCTCGCCGGCCACGCTCTGGCCCTGGCTCTGCGCCTCTTCCGAAGCCAGCTCGGCCTCGGCGCGCTCCAGCACCTCGCGCTCCAGCGCGACCTGGTTGAGCCGCTCGCGCAGCCGCGCCAATTCCTCGGCGGCGCGGGCCAGGTCCTTCTCCTGGTTGACGAGGTTCAGCTCCTTCTCGTGGGTGTCGGCAGTGAGGGCCTTCAACCCGCCCTCGAGCTCCGCCGCCTTGCGCGCGAGCAAGCCGTGCTCGTGCTGGGCCTGGGCGAACAGGCCCTCCACCTTCATCACCTGATCCGCCAGCTCCTGGATCTCGCGCTTCTTCTGCAGCGCGCCGGCGCCGGGGCCCTCGAGGGTGCCGCCGGTGAGGACGCCCTGGCCGTCGAGCACCTCGCCCGTGAGCGTCACGAAGGAGAAGCCCGGGTTGCGCGCGGCGCCCGCGATGGCTGCGGGGATGTCCTGGACGATGACCACGTCGCCCAGCAGCGCCTTCACCACGTTGGCGTGCCGGGGCTCGTGGCGGACCACGTCGATCGCCCGGGCCACGAAGCCTTCGAACATCTGGCCCTGCGGATCCGCATGGCGCGGCTGCACGTCGAGGGGGATGAACGAGCTGCGACCCTCGCCGCCGCTCTTGAGGAAGCTGATCGCGGCGCGGCCTTCGTCGTGGCCCTTCACCACCACCGTCTGCAGGCGCTGGCCGAGGGCGGCCTCGAGCGCCTTCTCGTGCTCGGGCTGGGCGGCGCTGAGCAGGTCGGCGACCAGGCCGTAGACGCCGTTCTGCTCCCGATCCTCGCCGGCCTTGAGCATCACCGCGCGGACGCCGCGGTCGTAGCCCTCGTAGTTGCGCGCGATCTCGGTGAGCGAGTTGAGGCGGCTGCGCTTGTCGCCGAGCTCCTCGCGAAGCGCGATCAGCCGCGCCTCATTCTCCACGAAGGCGGTGCGCGTCTGGGCGAGCGCTGTCTCCTCCAGGCCGCGGCGCTCCTCCAAGCTCAGCTTCATCTGCCGGGTGGTGCCCAGCGCGTCCGACAGCTCGCGCTTCTCGCGGTCGAGGTTGCCCAGGCGGGCGTTGATCTCGCCGGTCTCGCTGTCGAGCTTGCCCAGGCGCGCGGCCAGATCCACGCGCTGCTTGCCCAGGTTGGCGAGGTTGTTCTTCACCTCGGCCACGCGGGTGATGACCTGCACCAGGATCTCGCGCTCGGCATCCAGCGTCTGCGCGGCGGCGGACTGCTCGCCCACCAGCTTCTGCGACTCCTGCTCGCGCTCGGCCAGCAGCGCCTCGTTCTTGGCCACCACCTCGGCCAGCTGGATCAGCTCGGCCTCGGCGGCCACGCGCTCGGCCTCGAGCGCCTCCGCCTGCTGCACGAGCTGCGCCTGCTCGGTCTGCGCCTGCGTCATGCGGGCGCGGGCCTCGTTCTCCTCGCGGGTGCAGAACTCCAGCGTGGCCTCGTCGACCTTGATCTGGTTCTCGAGCCCGAAGAGCTGCTCGGTCCGCTGAACGAGCGCGGTCTCCTCGGCGATGAGCTCGGCGCGGCGGTACGCGAGCTGCTCCTCGCCGGTCGCGAGCTCGGTCCCGAGCTGAGCCTCTTCGGCGGCGAGCTGCTCCACGCGCTGGCGCGAGGCCTCGGCGAGCGAAGACAGCTCGAGGTGCTTCAAGCTCGCCACGTGGAGCTCGATCTCCTTCATCTCGGCCTTGAGGGCCTTGTACTTCTCGGCCTTCTTGGCCTGGCGCTGGAGCTGCTCGCAGCGCTTCTCGAGCTCACCGATGATGTCGCCCACGCGCACCAGGTTCTGCTCGGTGTACTCCATCTTCCGTTCGGCGGCCCGGCGGCGCGCCTTGTACTTGGTGACGCCCGCCGCCTCCTCGATCATCGAGCGCCGATCCTCCGGCTTGCTGGAGACGATGAGGCCGATGCGGCCCTGCTCGATGATGGAGTAGGCCTTGGTGCCCACGCCGGTGCCCAGCAAGAGCTCGGTGATGTCGAGCAGGCGGCACACGGTCTTGTTGATCAGGTACTCGGAGTCGCCGTTGCGGAAGAGGCGGCGGGTGAGGGTGATCTCCGGGAAGCCGGCGTACTGCGGCGGCAGCGGCATGGAGCCGTCGTTCTCGAAGGTGAGCGAGACCTCGCTCATGCCCAGCGGCGCGTGGTGCTCCGAGCCGTTGAAGATCACGTCGCTCATGGCGTGGCCGCGCAGGTGCTTGGCGCTCTGCTCGCCCATCACCCAGCGGATGGCGTCGACGACGTTGCTCTTGCCGCAGCCGTTGGGGCCCACGACGCCGGTGATGCCGGTGTCGAAGACGAAGGTCATGCGGTCCATGAACGACTTGAAGCCGCAGATGTCGAGGCGACGAATGCGCATTGCGACGTCTTCTCCCCTGTCAGCGATGCGGATCCGGATCCGGATCCGAGCCGCGTGATTTACATGCTCGCGGGATCCGGATCAACCGCAGATCCACCATTAGTTGCGTGAGAACCCAGGGTTGGGTACCAGCGCTGGTGGTTTGGCTGATCCGTCGCGTGCGCGCGCAGGGTAGCAGGTGGGTCTGACATCGGATCCGGATCCGAGTGGATCCGAGGGCTAAAGCGCGTCGTACGGCGGAAATTCCGGCCGGGTGCAGGCCGAGCGGACGCGATCGAGGATCTCGGGGTCGTCGAGGATGGGCGCGGTGAGCGGGTCGTTGCGGAGCAGTCGCTCGCTGCACCGCCGCATGCAGGTCACCGCGTCCAGCGCCTGCAAGAGTTCCTCGCGATGGTCCTGCCGCGCGGCGATGACGAATCGAACCTGCTGCAACCCGAGCCTGACCCACGATGGGCAGGCTTGATCGCGAAGGGCCATGTCAGCGGCGACGTCGAGTTCGTCGTTCCACAGGGCAGCGCGTGCGCGCGAGAGGGAGAACCGGTCTTGGTCGACGGAAATCTCTTCTTGGGAAAGGAGGTCGATCGGCTCGCGACGACAGCGCGCGATGCGTGCTTCCACCTCGAAGGACTTGAACGAGGCGGGTTCAGCATCGACGAGGTCGCGGAGGCCATCGCAGGCACCCGCGATCCACAACGAACTGAACAGGAATCGGTGTGAATTGATCGTCGCGCGATCGAGTTCGCCCACGGAGAGGTGCGATGCCTGTCGCACCAGCGCCTCAGCTTCCTCGGGTTGCCTGTTCCACGAATAGATGTACGCAGCGGCAAGAAGCGCGTCCCGTTCTGATCCGAAAATGCGTTTGAAGCGCCTGAGCCAGACGACCGTGTCGGCGTCCGGCATGGCGGCGATGAGCCAGCCCGGAGGCTCATGTTCCGCGCCATCCATGATGTAGACCGCCATGCCCGTTGGCGCGTTGACCAGGATGGCCGTGATGAGGCCGTTCATTCGGGCGGGTGTCACGCCAAGCCCGAACAGCAGGTAGAAAATCGCAATCCAAACCGGCATTCGCGACGCAAAGCTTAGCGTCCGCACGCGCGGATCGGGAATGCCGTCGATCAGCAGGCGATGAACCGGCCAGGGCCAGAACCGCGAGACGAACGTCGCGGTGTGCCCTTCGTGATGCACGAGCCAGCGCGCGCGCTGCCACATGCGTGCTCGTCGCACGACGCGCTCGCCCACCACGAGCTGCCGCTCTCCGAAGCGCGTGACCACGATCTCCGCGCGCCGATTGCCGATGTCGAAGTCGATCCGCACGACGCACGCTCAAGCACGCCGCGTTCCAAGCCTGCGTTCGAGCGGTTGCCGGTCCGCGGGTGACAATTTCGGGCGCTGCTACTGCCCATGCGCGTCACGTGATTTCACGTTCTGGGGTCTTGTGCCGCGCTGCGTCGGTTTGCTATCTCGCCGCCCTTTTCACAAAAGGGGGTGCGCATGCGCACGGCAATTCTGGCGGTGGTGGCGGTGGCGATGGCGGGCTGTGGCGCGGGCTCGGTGCGCTCGGCGGCGCAGTACGACGCGGAGTCGGCCGACGTGACGGCCGCGAAGTTCAAGGAGGTCAGCGACGACCTCTCCACGCGGCATCCGGGCGCGGAGAACAACTGGGTCGACCTGCGCACCACGTTGTTCAACGACTTCTACAACGTGTGCGGCGACACCTTCTGCGACGGCGACTACGACCCCGTGCAGCCGCTCCAGCTCACGTGCTCCGTCGACGCCAAGACCGGCGCCTTCCACGCTTGCCTCTGGACCTTCGCGGGCTCGTACGACACGGTGGCCAAGACCAGCGGCGCCATCACCGCGCACCCGAAGATCTGGAAGTGCAGCATCCCGCTTACGGGCGACGCGAACACGCTCATCAACACGCTCAACAGCTCGTCGAACGCGCTCCAGAACCCGCTGCCGGGAAGCACCAGCTCCATCTACGACGCTGTGGGCGCCTGCTTGAGCGGCACCTAGCGAAGAGTCTGGTATGAAACCGGGCCATGTCCGAGGCCCGACAGACTCCGATCGTCCGCGCGCTGCGCTCGCTGCCCGTGCGAATCGGGCTCGCGGTGGTTGCGCTCGCGGGGATGGGTTCGTTGCTCGCGAAGGTCGAGCTCGGCCGGGATCTGCGCGGGCTCGACGTCGCCGTGCTCTCCGGAGCGCCCGAGGGCAACTATCATCAGGTGGTGGACCGCTTTGCTGACTCGGCCAAGAAGCGCCGGGGCACGGTGAAGAACCTCGCCAGCGAAGGCTCGGTCGACAATCTGAACCGTTTGGTTAATAGCCGCTCGAGCTGCGAGGCGTCGTTCGCGCTGATCCAGGACGGCCAGGCGTGGCCGAGCGACGTCCCGCTGCAGCTCCTGGGACGGTTGCCGCACGCGGAGACGGTGCTCTTCCTGGGCAAGAACGGCGACGCCATCTCGGAGGTCGCTCAGCTCAAGGGGATGAAGATCGGCATCGGGCCCGCGGGCTCGGGTACGGCAAAGGTCGCGAAGCAGATCCTCGAGTCGCGCGATCTGGATCAGCTCGGGCTCACGCTCGAGAACCACACGCTGGCCGAGCAGCTGGAGCTCGCGGCACAGGGAAAGCTCGACCTCGCGGTGCTGGTGATGGACGAGGACGCAGCGCTGGTCGAGAAATCGGTTCGCGAGAAAGGGCTTCAGGTGGCCAGCTTCGCGCACGCGGACGCGCTCTTGAGCCGCGTGCCG
This genomic window contains:
- the smc gene encoding chromosome segregation protein SMC; this encodes MRIRRLDICGFKSFMDRMTFVFDTGITGVVGPNGCGKSNVVDAIRWVMGEQSAKHLRGHAMSDVIFNGSEHHAPLGMSEVSLTFENDGSMPLPPQYAGFPEITLTRRLFRNGDSEYLINKTVCRLLDITELLLGTGVGTKAYSIIEQGRIGLIVSSKPEDRRSMIEEAAGVTKYKARRRAAERKMEYTEQNLVRVGDIIGELEKRCEQLQRQAKKAEKYKALKAEMKEIELHVASLKHLELSSLAEASRQRVEQLAAEEAQLGTELATGEEQLAYRRAELIAEETALVQRTEQLFGLENQIKVDEATLEFCTREENEARARMTQAQTEQAQLVQQAEALEAERVAAEAELIQLAEVVAKNEALLAEREQESQKLVGEQSAAAQTLDAEREILVQVITRVAEVKNNLANLGKQRVDLAARLGKLDSETGEINARLGNLDREKRELSDALGTTRQMKLSLEERRGLEETALAQTRTAFVENEARLIALREELGDKRSRLNSLTEIARNYEGYDRGVRAVMLKAGEDREQNGVYGLVADLLSAAQPEHEKALEAALGQRLQTVVVKGHDEGRAAISFLKSGGEGRSSFIPLDVQPRHADPQGQMFEGFVARAIDVVRHEPRHANVVKALLGDVVIVQDIPAAIAGAARNPGFSFVTLTGEVLDGQGVLTGGTLEGPGAGALQKKREIQELADQVMKVEGLFAQAQHEHGLLARKAAELEGGLKALTADTHEKELNLVNQEKDLARAAEELARLRERLNQVALEREVLERAEAELASEEAQSQGQSVAGETEKQGREAKVAELSAALDALRSRADALGRELTELRVKSAQDVERREGVLRTQARVAQSKLEVDERAQRVATAIADDDAKIQAVSAQKAAAQAERDTLQTQADALKAELTEKRAAHAEKQAQLTGREGELRAMRKRLEETAAGKAEHSLKERELALQLNHLTEQIRERYALELVMELHRFHALPQPGPEKEQRLVELRAQVERMGEINLTAIDEFKELSERFEFLSKQKADLEASLQQLRAAIVKIDQTSQERFAETYELVNDKFQQIFPRLFAGGKASLQMVTDPQTGEQGIEILAQPPGKSLKTVNLLSGGEKALTAVALIFAIFLIKPTPFCLLDEVDAPLDDANVGRYNEMIREMSSQSQFILITHNKRTMEIADTLYGVTMEEPGVSKLVSVKLSEASQRASVA